The Streptomyces sp. R28 region TCCGCGCCGTGATCGACCAGGCGCCGTTCGAGCTCCAGGGCGAGGTGGCGTTCGGTGCGGCCGACGAGGATGGATTCGAGCAGCTCCCCGAGTGCCTGGTCGGCGATCTCGGCCCCGATCCTCAGGCACGAGATCTCCTCCTCGTCCTTGACCACCCGGAGCTGCTCCACGGCTCCGCCGAGGTCGGCGAGGCGCAGCCGCGGGACGACCGAGCGGATGGCCCTGTGGCGGGCCACCGTGAGGTGGTGTTCCTCCACGGCGAGGGAGACCCCGCCCTGCGCTGCCGCGAGGTCGGCCGCGGCGACGGCGGGGTCGCCTCCGGCGCCGGGGAGGCTGTGGATCCGCAGCGCCTCGTCGGGACGGCCCTCGGTGGGGCGGTCGTCGGGCGGTTCGGCGCACACGAGCAGGTCTTCGGTCTTGCCGAGGAGCAGCACGGAGCCCTGGGGGGCGGCGCCCGCGAGGTAGCGGACGTTGGCGGGGCGGGAGATCAGCGCGGTGGCGCTGCCGCTGGCCTGGCAGCGGTCCCTCAGCCGGGATCGGCGGGTGGCGTACACCTCTGACATGACCCGAGCGTAAGAGCTCCGCCGGGTTGGCGCCGGTTGAGGGCGTCTGAGTGGGCGGTGCCGGATTGTGCGGGTTGGAGGGCAGGCCGGGGACGGGGGTGCGGCTTGAGGTTGTGTGCCGACCAACGGTGGGTGAGGGCTTGTCGCGCAGTTCCCCGCGTCCCTTCAGGTCGGCTCAGCCCCCGGCGTCTACCACTTCGGTGGGCTTGCGATGGAGCGGGCCAGTACGTCGTCGAGGACCTGTGCCGTCTGAGGGACGTCCAGCTGGGAGTTGTCGATGATCGGCAGGCCCGAGCCGTACCAGCCCGCCATGCGGCCGTGGATGC contains the following coding sequences:
- a CDS encoding aminopeptidase P family protein; protein product: MSEVYATRRSRLRDRCQASGSATALISRPANVRYLAGAAPQGSVLLLGKTEDLLVCAEPPDDRPTEGRPDEALRIHSLPGAGGDPAVAAADLAAAQGGVSLAVEEHHLTVARHRAIRSVVPRLRLADLGGAVEQLRVVKDEEEISCLRIGAEIADQALGELLESILVGRTERHLALELERRLVDHGADGPAFPTSVATGPNAGRRAHRPTDRRVEEGDFLSVCLGATYRGYRCEIGRTFVIGTSPADWQIELYDLVFAAQRAGREALAPGAAYRDVDRAARQVLDSAGYVQGLPALTGHGVGLEIDEDPQLGPAAMGKLDACVPVTVEPGVHLPGRGGVRIDDTLVVRPEADGGPELLTITTKELLAL